A genomic segment from uncultured Alistipes sp. encodes:
- the ligA gene encoding NAD-dependent DNA ligase LigA, with product MIRERIEELRRQLELHNYKYYVENAPEISDFEFDTMMRELQELERAHPEYADPNSPSVRVGSDLTAEFETVRHRYPMLSLGNTYSLEELHDFIARIEREVGETDYVCELKFDGTAISLTYEHGRLLRAVTRGDGLAGDDVTANVRTVRSVPLRLQGDGWPDYFEIRGEILMPYASFDRLNAEREANGEALFANPRNAAAGTLKQQSSAVVARRGLDCTLYQLAGDNLPFTNHWESLQKARAWGFKVSDRMRICHNAAQIDDFIRYWDTARHELPFPTDGVVIKVNDFAVRRQLGFTAKAPKWAVAYKFKAEQALTRIDSISFQVGRTGAITPVANLEPVLLAGTTVRRATLHNAEQMALLDIRPGDMVYVEKGGEIIPKITGVELSQRPADSRPFEYITHCPECGTALVRYEGEAKHYCPNQSGCRPQIIGRIIHFIRRKALDIEGLGEETVELLYDNALVRTVADLYDLRAEQLSPLPRLGEKSAENIIRSIERSKEVPFARVLFGLGIRFVGETTAKYLAEHFRTLDAVMAASREELVEADEVGERIADAIIEYFADGTNLDIIRRLRAAGLQFEAAARELASESLAGKSFVVSGRFTRSRDEMKALIEAHGGKNLAAVSGNVDYIVAGENMGPAKLKKAEKLGIRILSEEEFIRMIDGGAPEDAAKAVETSTWAKAAEAAEPAEAGIPADAAADEGAAPRTETPQPGNDTPEPRQGELF from the coding sequence ATGATACGCGAACGCATCGAAGAGCTGCGCCGACAGCTCGAACTGCATAACTACAAATACTACGTCGAAAACGCACCCGAAATTTCGGATTTCGAGTTCGATACGATGATGCGCGAACTCCAGGAGCTGGAGCGCGCCCACCCCGAATACGCCGATCCCAACTCGCCGTCGGTGCGCGTGGGCAGCGACCTGACCGCAGAGTTCGAAACCGTGCGGCACCGCTATCCGATGCTCTCGCTCGGGAACACCTATTCCCTGGAGGAGCTCCACGACTTCATCGCCCGCATCGAACGCGAAGTCGGCGAAACGGATTACGTCTGTGAGCTCAAGTTCGACGGCACGGCCATCTCGCTCACCTACGAGCACGGGCGCCTGCTGCGGGCCGTGACGCGCGGCGACGGCCTCGCGGGCGACGACGTAACGGCCAACGTGCGCACCGTGCGCAGCGTGCCGCTGCGGCTGCAGGGCGACGGCTGGCCCGACTATTTCGAGATCAGGGGCGAGATCCTCATGCCCTACGCCTCGTTCGACCGCCTCAACGCCGAACGCGAGGCCAACGGCGAGGCGCTCTTCGCCAATCCGCGCAACGCCGCGGCCGGAACGCTCAAGCAGCAGTCCTCGGCCGTCGTGGCGCGCCGCGGCCTGGACTGCACGCTCTACCAGCTGGCGGGCGACAATCTCCCCTTCACGAACCACTGGGAGAGCCTGCAGAAGGCCCGCGCGTGGGGCTTCAAGGTCTCCGACCGGATGCGCATCTGCCACAACGCCGCACAGATCGACGACTTCATCCGCTACTGGGATACGGCGCGCCACGAACTCCCCTTCCCGACCGACGGCGTGGTGATCAAGGTCAACGACTTCGCCGTGCGGCGCCAGCTGGGATTCACGGCCAAGGCCCCGAAATGGGCCGTAGCCTACAAATTCAAGGCCGAACAGGCGCTCACGCGTATCGACAGCATCTCTTTCCAGGTCGGACGCACCGGGGCCATCACCCCCGTGGCCAACCTCGAACCGGTGCTGCTGGCCGGGACCACCGTGCGGCGCGCCACGCTCCACAACGCCGAACAGATGGCCCTGCTGGACATCCGCCCCGGCGACATGGTTTATGTCGAAAAGGGAGGTGAGATCATCCCGAAGATTACGGGCGTCGAACTCTCGCAGCGTCCGGCCGACAGCCGCCCGTTCGAATACATTACGCACTGTCCCGAATGCGGCACCGCGCTGGTGCGCTACGAGGGCGAGGCCAAACACTACTGCCCGAACCAGAGCGGCTGCCGGCCCCAGATCATCGGGCGCATCATCCACTTCATCCGCCGCAAGGCCCTCGACATCGAGGGGTTGGGCGAGGAGACCGTCGAACTGCTCTACGACAACGCCCTGGTGCGCACCGTCGCCGATCTCTACGACCTCCGGGCCGAACAGCTCTCGCCACTGCCGCGGCTGGGCGAGAAGTCGGCCGAGAACATCATCCGTTCGATCGAACGATCGAAGGAGGTGCCCTTCGCGCGCGTGTTGTTCGGACTGGGCATCCGCTTCGTGGGCGAGACCACGGCGAAATACCTCGCCGAGCACTTCCGCACGCTCGACGCCGTGATGGCGGCCTCGCGCGAGGAGCTGGTCGAGGCCGACGAGGTGGGCGAACGCATCGCCGACGCCATCATCGAGTATTTCGCCGACGGGACCAACCTCGACATCATCCGCCGCCTGCGGGCTGCCGGACTGCAGTTCGAGGCCGCGGCCCGCGAACTGGCTTCGGAGAGCCTCGCCGGGAAGAGTTTCGTGGTTTCGGGGCGCTTCACGCGCAGCCGCGACGAGATGAAGGCCCTGATCGAGGCGCACGGCGGGAAGAACCTCGCGGCCGTTTCGGGCAATGTGGACTACATCGTGGCCGGGGAGAACATGGGCCCCGCAAAACTCAAGAAGGCCGAAAAATTAGGCATCCGGATCCTCTCCGAGGAGGAGTTCATACGGATGATCGACGGCGGCGCTCCGGAGGATGCGGCAAAAGCGGTCGAAACAAGCACTTGGGCGAAGGCGGCAGAGGCGGCAGAGCCGGCGGAAGCAGGGATCCCGGCGGATGCGGCGGCAGATGAAGGAGCGGCCCCGCGGACCGAAACCCCGCAGCCCGGAAACGACACGCCGGAGCCCCGTCAGGGCGAGCTCTTCTGA
- a CDS encoding leucine-rich repeat domain-containing protein translates to MDRSVAGMVFALLATACGLADDPQDERNKSVYPTFFDKTFEAYCIETFDLDGDGRISRYEAQRVREVSCPGRGIVSLADLCEFPNLERLDCSGNALSELDLSPCTRLMRLDCHGNGLVRLDVEGLRGLTEADCRDNALQQLDLTSNGSLGKLDLRRNDLRTLDVSACAATLQADVRENPGLGTVYCRDTQGISFDGGTELQYR, encoded by the coding sequence ATGGACCGTTCGGTTGCGGGAATGGTGTTTGCGCTCCTTGCCACGGCGTGCGGCCTGGCGGACGACCCGCAGGACGAGCGGAACAAATCCGTCTATCCCACCTTTTTTGACAAGACTTTCGAGGCCTACTGCATCGAGACGTTCGATCTGGACGGCGACGGGCGCATCTCGCGCTATGAAGCGCAGCGGGTGCGTGAGGTGTCGTGTCCGGGCCGCGGAATCGTCTCGCTGGCCGACCTGTGCGAATTTCCCAATCTGGAACGCCTCGACTGTTCGGGCAATGCGCTCTCGGAACTGGACCTGAGCCCCTGCACGCGCCTCATGCGGCTGGATTGCCACGGAAACGGCCTTGTGCGGCTCGATGTGGAGGGCCTGCGCGGCTTGACCGAGGCGGACTGCCGCGACAATGCCCTGCAGCAGCTCGACCTCACCTCGAACGGCTCGCTCGGAAAACTGGACCTCCGCCGCAACGACCTGCGGACGCTCGACGTCTCGGCCTGTGCGGCGACCCTGCAGGCCGACGTGCGCGAAAATCCCGGACTGGGAACAGTCTACTGCCGCGATACGCAGGGAATCTCCTTCGACGGCGGTACGGAGTTGCAATACCGATAA
- a CDS encoding adenylosuccinate synthase: MKKVDVILGLQWGDEGKGKVVDVLTPRYEVVARFQGGPNAGHTLEFGGEKYVLRSIPSGIFQGGKTNIIGNGVVLDAVLFRAEAEELARSGHDLTQQLCISKKAHLILPTHRILDAAYEAAKGSARIGTTGKGIGPTYTDKVSRNGMRVGDLLSPDFEQIYAAAKARHEKILRSLDYAYDITDLEAQWFEAVEYLRRFRIIDSEYFVNDCLAQDKSILAEGAQGTLLDVDFGSYPFVTSSNTVCAGVCTGLGVAPNRIGEVYGIFKAYCTRVGSGPFPTELFDATGEKLCDLGHEFGAVTGRRRRCGWLDMVALKYSIMINGVTQLIMMKSDVMNDFDTIKVATSYEIGGRRTTEFPYTITDDLKPVYTELEGWKCDLRQCRTYEEFPEAFKRYVDFIECETGVPVRIISVGPDRGETIVRPRA, from the coding sequence ATGAAAAAAGTAGACGTCATCCTCGGCCTCCAGTGGGGCGATGAGGGCAAGGGTAAGGTCGTGGACGTGCTTACGCCCCGTTACGAGGTCGTGGCCCGTTTCCAGGGCGGTCCCAATGCCGGTCACACGCTGGAGTTCGGCGGGGAAAAATACGTGCTTCGTTCGATCCCCTCGGGTATTTTCCAGGGCGGGAAGACGAACATCATCGGAAACGGAGTCGTGCTGGATGCCGTGCTGTTCCGTGCCGAGGCCGAAGAGCTCGCACGCAGCGGGCATGATCTCACCCAGCAGCTCTGCATCTCGAAAAAGGCCCACCTGATCCTCCCCACGCACCGCATCCTCGACGCCGCCTACGAGGCCGCCAAGGGTAGTGCCAGGATCGGAACCACGGGAAAGGGCATCGGCCCCACCTATACCGACAAGGTCAGCCGAAACGGAATGCGTGTGGGCGACCTGTTGAGCCCCGACTTCGAGCAGATCTACGCCGCGGCCAAGGCCCGCCACGAGAAGATTCTCCGCAGCCTCGACTACGCATACGACATCACCGACCTCGAAGCCCAGTGGTTCGAAGCCGTGGAGTACCTCCGCCGCTTCCGGATCATCGACAGCGAGTATTTCGTCAACGACTGCCTGGCGCAGGACAAGTCGATCCTCGCCGAAGGGGCCCAGGGAACGCTGCTCGACGTCGATTTCGGGTCGTATCCTTTCGTCACGTCGTCGAATACCGTCTGCGCCGGGGTCTGCACCGGACTGGGTGTCGCCCCGAACCGCATCGGTGAGGTCTACGGCATCTTCAAGGCCTACTGCACGCGCGTGGGCAGCGGGCCGTTCCCCACGGAGCTCTTCGACGCCACGGGGGAGAAACTCTGTGACCTGGGACACGAATTCGGGGCCGTGACGGGCCGTCGCCGCCGTTGCGGGTGGCTCGACATGGTGGCCCTGAAATACTCCATCATGATCAACGGCGTGACGCAGCTCATCATGATGAAGTCCGACGTGATGAACGACTTCGACACGATCAAGGTTGCCACCTCTTATGAAATCGGCGGACGCCGCACCACGGAATTCCCCTACACGATCACCGACGACCTGAAACCCGTCTACACGGAGCTTGAGGGTTGGAAATGCGACCTGCGCCAGTGCCGCACCTACGAGGAGTTCCCCGAGGCGTTCAAGCGTTACGTGGATTTCATCGAGTGTGAAACCGGGGTTCCCGTGCGGATCATCTCCGTCGGTCCCGACCGCGGCGAGACCATCGTCCGCCCCCGGGCTTAA
- a CDS encoding electron transfer flavoprotein subunit beta/FixA family protein, with translation MLQNLKILVLAKQVPDTRNVGKDAMTPEGTVNRAALPAIFNPEDLNALEAALRLKDRVAGSTVHILTMGPQRAADIIRDAMFRGADGGYLLSGREFAGSDTLATSYALSCALRKIGPDVIFAGRQAIDGDTAQVGPQVAEKLGLPQVTYAEEIVDVKENALVIKRRLEHGVETVECPIPAVVTVNGSAAECRPRNAKRVMKYKGALAGSEIAAAPESPAARRAAAKPYLQIVEWAAADVDPDPAQLGLQGSPTKVKKIENVVFAAKEAKRLTAADEDINSLMVELIASHTLG, from the coding sequence ATGCTGCAAAACCTTAAAATTCTGGTTCTGGCCAAGCAGGTGCCCGATACCCGCAATGTGGGTAAGGACGCGATGACCCCCGAAGGGACGGTCAATCGCGCGGCACTCCCGGCCATCTTCAATCCCGAGGACCTCAATGCCCTGGAAGCCGCCCTGCGGCTCAAGGACCGCGTGGCAGGCTCCACGGTGCACATCCTCACAATGGGTCCCCAGCGGGCCGCCGACATCATCCGCGACGCCATGTTCCGCGGTGCCGACGGCGGTTACCTCCTTTCGGGACGTGAATTCGCCGGCTCCGATACGCTGGCAACCTCCTATGCCCTTTCGTGCGCCCTGCGCAAGATCGGTCCCGACGTTATCTTTGCCGGGCGTCAGGCCATCGACGGCGATACGGCGCAGGTCGGACCCCAGGTGGCCGAGAAACTCGGACTTCCGCAGGTGACCTACGCCGAGGAGATCGTCGACGTCAAGGAGAATGCCCTGGTGATCAAGCGCCGTCTCGAGCATGGTGTCGAGACCGTCGAGTGCCCGATTCCTGCCGTTGTTACGGTCAACGGGTCGGCCGCCGAGTGCCGCCCGCGCAACGCCAAGCGCGTGATGAAGTACAAGGGAGCGCTGGCCGGTTCGGAGATCGCTGCGGCGCCCGAATCGCCCGCCGCACGGCGTGCCGCCGCGAAACCCTACCTGCAAATCGTGGAGTGGGCCGCCGCGGATGTCGATCCGGATCCCGCACAGTTGGGATTGCAGGGCTCGCCCACGAAGGTCAAGAAGATCGAGAACGTGGTCTTCGCCGCCAAGGAGGCCAAGCGCCTCACGGCTGCCGACGAGGATATCAATTCACTGATGGTTGAACTTATTGCGAGCCACACGCTCGGTTAA
- a CDS encoding electron transfer flavoprotein subunit alpha/FixB family protein → MNNVFVYIEMEGGKVADVSLELLTKGRELASTLGVKVEAVALGHHLAGLEKELAKYGADTVWVADDELFEPFRTLPHTAVMCGLIEQEKPQIALFGATPVGRDFAPRVSSALHSGLTADCTQLEIGDHKDAKTGKEYTNLLYQIRPAFGGNIIATIVNPDHRPQMATVREGVMRKEYAAQPGKGEVKRIDWKKFVKDTDLVVKIVDRQIEERKIDIKGASIIVAGGYGMGSKENFKLVHDLADVLGAEVGASRAAVDAGFTEHARQVGQTGVTVRPKLYIACGISGQIQHTAGMDQSSMVISINTDPDAPINKIADYAITGDVNEIIPKMIKYYKQNSK, encoded by the coding sequence ATGAACAACGTATTTGTATATATCGAGATGGAGGGCGGCAAGGTCGCCGACGTGAGTCTCGAACTGTTGACCAAGGGCCGCGAACTGGCCTCGACGCTCGGCGTGAAAGTCGAAGCCGTGGCGTTGGGACACCACCTCGCCGGTCTGGAAAAGGAACTGGCCAAGTACGGCGCTGACACGGTGTGGGTGGCCGATGACGAGCTCTTCGAGCCGTTCCGCACGTTGCCCCACACGGCCGTGATGTGCGGCCTGATCGAACAGGAGAAGCCCCAGATCGCGCTGTTCGGCGCTACGCCCGTGGGCCGGGACTTCGCACCGCGCGTGTCGTCGGCGCTGCACAGCGGTCTGACGGCCGACTGTACGCAGCTCGAAATCGGGGACCACAAGGACGCCAAGACGGGCAAGGAGTACACGAACCTCCTGTATCAGATCCGCCCGGCCTTCGGCGGCAATATCATCGCCACGATTGTCAATCCGGACCACCGCCCGCAGATGGCTACGGTGCGTGAGGGCGTCATGCGCAAGGAGTACGCCGCACAGCCCGGCAAGGGGGAGGTGAAGAGGATCGACTGGAAGAAATTCGTCAAGGACACGGACCTCGTGGTGAAGATCGTGGACCGTCAGATCGAGGAGCGCAAGATCGACATCAAGGGAGCCTCGATCATCGTGGCGGGCGGCTACGGCATGGGTTCGAAGGAGAACTTCAAGCTGGTGCACGACCTGGCCGACGTGCTGGGTGCCGAGGTGGGGGCGAGCCGTGCGGCGGTCGACGCCGGGTTCACGGAGCATGCCCGCCAGGTGGGGCAGACCGGTGTGACGGTGCGCCCGAAACTCTACATCGCGTGCGGCATCTCGGGACAGATCCAGCACACGGCCGGTATGGACCAGTCGTCGATGGTCATCTCGATCAACACGGATCCCGATGCGCCGATCAACAAGATCGCCGACTACGCCATCACGGGCGACGTCAACGAGATTATTCCCAAGATGATTAAATACTACAAGCAAAACTCGAAGTAA